Proteins encoded in a region of the Pieris rapae chromosome 10, ilPieRapa1.1, whole genome shotgun sequence genome:
- the LOC111000158 gene encoding uncharacterized protein LOC111000158, whose product MATVFDSPFIRQRLHRLRHRDFELDEDQRFGRCDCTSYSYFVLSMVLFSVGTVITVLALGQADGYILSNLGHMWLVGPIFICSGMMVAVKSMLYLRRKSVIQMLLHQRAIIRDMASIQAEYSTQVPRTASSATLPPSYDALIANAATSKPQPSSSDPPPPTYDEAIYLIGEEKFHIDNNIDAKDETSNQTNPTEDIKP is encoded by the exons atgGCGACTGTATTTGATAGTCCATTTATTCGACAACGTTTACATCGTCTACGGCACCGTGATTTCGAATTAGATGAAGATCAAAGATTTGGGCGATGTGATTGTACAAGCTATTCCTACTTCGTTCTATCCATGGTTTTATTTTCAGTAGGTACAGTTATTACTGTGCTTGCTCTTGGTCAAGCTGATGGATATATTTTGAGTAATTTAGGACATATGTGGCTCGTCGGACCTATATTCATATGCTCGGGTATGATGGTTGCTGTGAAGAGCATGCTATATCTACGGAGAAAAAGTGTTATTCAAATGCTACTTCATCAGCGTGCGATTATTAGG GACATGGCAAGTATTCAAGCAGAATATAGTACTCAAGTTCCTAGAACAGCATCTAGTGCAACCTTGCCACCATCATATGATGCACTCATTGCAAATGCTGCCACAAGCAAACCTCAACCATCAAGTTCTGACCCACCTCCACCCACCTATGATGaagctatatatttaataggtgAAGAAAAGTTTCATATTGATAACAATATTGATGCTAAAGACGAAACCAGTAACCAAACAAATCCTACAGAAGACATTAAGCCTTAA